A stretch of the Vitis vinifera cultivar Pinot Noir 40024 chromosome 16, ASM3070453v1 genome encodes the following:
- the LOC100265888 gene encoding sorbitol dehydrogenase isoform X1, producing MGKGGMSQGGDGRGEGEENMAAWLLGVNNLKIQPFILPPLGPHDVRVRMKAVGICGSDVHYLKKLRCADFIVKEPMVIGHECAGIIDEVGPQVKSLVPGDRVALEPGISCWRCQLCKEGRYNLCPEMKFFATPPVHGSLANQVVHPADLCFKLPDNVSLEEGAMCEPLSVGVHACRRADIGPESNVLVMGAGPIGLVTMLAARAFGAPRIVIVDVDDYRLSVAKDLGADEIVKVSTNIQDVAEEVVQIHKAMGARVDVSFDCAGFDKTMSTALSATSTGGKVCLVGMGHNEMTVPLTPAAAREVDVVGVFRYKNTWPICIEFLRSVKIDVKPLITHRFGFSQREVEEAFETSARGGTAIKVMFNL from the exons atgggaaaaggaGGGATGTCTCAGGGCGGAGATGGAAGAGGTGAAGGAGAAGAGAACATGGCAGCATGGCTTCTTGGGGTTAACAACCTCAAGATCCAACCTTTCATCCTCCCTCCTCTTG gtcCTCATGATGTTAGAGTTAGGATGAAGGCTGTTGGTATATGTGGAAGTGATGTTCACTACCTCAAG AAATTGAGATGTGCAGATTTTATTGTTAAAGAGCCTATGGTGATCGGCCATGAATGTGCTGGGATCATTGATGAAGTTGGTCCCCAGGTGAAGTCTCTGGTGCCAGGGGATCGAGTGGCATTGGAGCCTGGAATCAGTTGCTGGCGATGCCAACTCTGCAAAGAAGGCCGATACAATCTGTGCCCTGAGATGAAATTTTTTGCTACACCTCCTGTTCATGGTTCTCTTGCCAATCAG GTTGTGCATCCTGCAGATCTATGCTTTAAACTGCCAGACAATGTGAGCTTGGAGGAAGGGGCAATGTGTGAGCCATTAAGTGTTGGTGTTCATGCTTGTCGCCGTGCTGATATAGGTCCAGAGTCGAATGTATTGGTCATGGGTGCAGGGCCAATTGGGCTTGTTACAATGCTTGCAGCTCGTGCTTTTGGAGCACCCAGAATTGTCATTGTGGATGTGGACGATTACCGGTTATCTGTTGCAAAGGATCTTGGTGCAGATGAGATTGTTAAAGTTTCGACAAATATTCAG GATGTAGCTGAAGAAGTGGTGCAGATACATAAAGCTATGGGAGCTAGAGTGGATGTGAGCTTTGATTGTGCCGGCTTTGATAAAACCATGTCAACCGCTCTAAGTGCCACTTCTACTGGTGGCAAAGTTTGTCTTGTGGGGATGGGGCACAATGAAATGACGGTTCCGCTTACTCCTGCTGCTGCAAG GGAAGTTGATGTGGTTGGTGTGTTCCGGTACAAGAACACATGGCCGATATGCATCGAGTTCCTGAGGAGTGTGAAGATCGACGTGAAGCCCCTGATAACACATAGGTTCGGCTTCTCCCAAAGGGAGGTAGAAGAAGCCTTTGAAACCAGTGCTCGTGGTGGTACTGCCATTAAGGTCATGTTCAACCTCTAG
- the LOC100232980 gene encoding L-idonate 5-dehydrogenase isoform X1, translated as MGKGGNSEDAVSSKEHGEENMAAWLLGIKTLKIQPYILPSLGPHDVKVRIKAVGICGSDVHHFKTMRCANFIVKKPMVIGHECAGIIEEVGSEVKNLVVGDRVALEPGISCNRCSLCRNGQYNLCREMKFFGSPPTNGSLANQVVHPSNLCFKLPDNVSLEEGAMCEPLSVGIHACRRANVGPETNVLIMGSGPIGLVTMLAARAFGAPRIVLVDVDDQRLAIAKDLGADDIIRVSTNIQDLDEEVAKIQSTMVTGVDVSLDCVGFNKTMSTALNATRAGGKVCLVGLAQSEMTVPLTPAAAREVDIVGIFRYRNTWPLCLEFLRSGKIDVKPLITHRFTFSQKDVEEAFETSARGGNAIKVMFNL; from the exons atggggaAAGGAGGCAACTCTGAGGATGCTGTTTCAAGCAAGGAGCATGGAGAAGAGAACATGGCAGCTTGGCTTCTGGGCATCAAGACCCTCAAGATTCAACCCTACATTCTCCCTTCTCTGG GCCCCCATGATGTTAAAGTTAGGATCAAAGCTGTAGGGATATGTGGAAGTGATGTTCATCACTTCAAG ACAATGAGGTGCGCAAATTTTATTGTGAAGAAGCCAATGGTGATAGGACATGAGTGTGCTGGTATCATAGAAGAAGTTGGGAGTGAAGTGAAGAATCTTGTAGTAGGTGACCGGGTTGCTCTGGAGCCCGGTATTAGCTGTAACCGATGCAGTCTTTGCAGAAATGGTCAATACAATCTATGCAGAGAAATGAAGTTTTTTGGATCTCCTCCAACCAATGGATCTCTAGCTAACCAG GTGGTCCATCCTTCAAATCTTTGTTTCAAGCTACCTGACAATGTGAGCTTGGAGGAAGGAGCAATGTGTGAGCCGCTCAGTGTCGGCATCCATGCTTGTCGTCGTGCTAATGTTGGCCCTGAGACCAACGTACTGATCATGGGATCAGGCCCCATCGGCCTCGTTACAATGCTGGCTGCTCGTGCTTTTGGAGCGCCGAGGATTGTCCTTGTGGATGTAGATGATCAGCGTCTAGCTATTGCAAAAGATCTTGGCGCAGACGACATTATCCGGGTTTCAACGAATATTCAG GATCTAGACGAAGAAGTGGCAAAAATACAAAGCACAATGGTTACTGGAGTTGATGTGAGCTTAGACTGTGTTGGCTTCAACAAAACCATGTCAACAGCTTTGAACGCGACTCGAGCAGGCGGCAAAGTTTGCCTTGTGGGTTTGGCCCAGAGTGAGATGACTGTTCCTCTCACTCCAGCTGCTGCCAG GGAGGTCGATATCGTTGGCATATTCCGCTATAGGAACACATGGCCGCTCTGCCTTGAGTTTTTGAGGAGTGGCAAGATTGATGTTAAACCCCTGATAACCCACAGGTTTACTTTCTCACAGAAGGACGTGGAAGAAGCCTTTGAAACCAGTGCTCGTGGGGGTAATGCCATCAAGGTCATGTTTAATCTCTGA
- the LOC100232980 gene encoding L-idonate 5-dehydrogenase: MGKGGNSEDAVSSKEHGEENMAAWLLGIKTLKIQPYILPSLGPHDVKVRIKAVGICGSDVHHFKTMRCANFIVKKPMVIGHECAGIIEEVGSEVKNLVVGDRVALEPGISCNRCSLCRNGQYNLCREMKFFGSPPTNGSLANQVVHPSNLCFKLPDNVSLEEGAMCEPLSVGIHACRRANVGPETNVLIMGSGPIGLVTMLAARAFGAPRIVLVDVDDQRLAIAKDLGADDIIRVSTNIQDLDEEVAKIQSTMVTGVDVSLDCVGFNKTMSTALNATRAGGKVCLVGLAQSEMTVPLTPAAAREVDIVGIFRYRNTWPLCLEFLRSGKIDVKPLITHRFTFSQKDVEEAFETSARGGNAIKVMFNL, encoded by the exons atggggaAAGGAGGCAACTCTGAGGATGCTGTTTCAAGCAAGGAGCATGGAGAAGAGAACATGGCAGCTTGGCTTCTGGGCATCAAGACCCTCAAGATTCAACCCTACATTCTCCCTTCTCTGG GCCCCCATGATGTTAAAGTTAGGATCAAAGCTGTAGGGATATGTGGAAGTGATGTTCATCACTTCAAG ACAATGAGGTGCGCAAATTTTATTGTGAAGAAGCCAATGGTGATAGGACATGAGTGTGCTGGTATCATAGAAGAAGTTGGGAGTGAAGTGAAGAATCTTGTAGTAGGTGACCGGGTTGCTCTGGAGCCCGGTATTAGCTGTAACCGATGCAGTCTTTGCAGAAATGGTCAATACAATCTATGCAGAGAAATGAAGTTTTTTGGATCTCCTCCAACCAATGGATCTCTAGCTAACCAG GTGGTCCATCCTTCAAATCTTTGTTTCAAGCTACCTGACAATGTGAGCTTGGAGGAAGGAGCAATGTGTGAGCCGCTCAGTGTCGGCATCCATGCTTGTCGTCGTGCTAATGTTGGCCCTGAGACCAACGTACTGATCATGGGATCAGGCCCCATCGGCCTCGTTACAATGCTGGCTGCTCGTGCTTTTGGAGCGCCGAGGATTGTCCTTGTGGATGTAGATGATCAGCGTCTAGCTATTGCAAAAGATCTTGGCGCAGACGACATTATCCGGGTTTCAACGAATATTCAG GATCTAGACGAAGAAGTGGCAAAAATACAAAGCACAATGGTTACTGGAGTTGATGTGAGCTTAGACTGTGTTGGCTTCAACAAAACCATGTCAACAGCTTTGAACGCGACTCGAGCAGGCGGCAAAGTTTGCCTTGTGGGTTTGGCCCAGAGTGAGATGACTGTTCCTCTCACTCCAGCTGCTGCCAG GGAGGTCGATATCGTTGGCATATTCCGCTATAGGAACACATGGCCGCTCTGCCTTGAGTTTTTGAGGAGTGGCAAGATTGATGTTAAACCCCTGATAACCCACAGGTTTACTTTCTCACAGAAGGACGTGGAAGAAGCCTTTGAAACCAGTGCTCGTGGGGGTAATGCCATCAAGGTCATGTTTAATCTCT
- the LOC100265888 gene encoding sorbitol dehydrogenase isoform X2, which produces MEEVKEKRTWQHGFLGLTTSRSNLSSSLLLKLRCADFIVKEPMVIGHECAGIIDEVGPQVKSLVPGDRVALEPGISCWRCQLCKEGRYNLCPEMKFFATPPVHGSLANQVVHPADLCFKLPDNVSLEEGAMCEPLSVGVHACRRADIGPESNVLVMGAGPIGLVTMLAARAFGAPRIVIVDVDDYRLSVAKDLGADEIVKVSTNIQDVAEEVVQIHKAMGARVDVSFDCAGFDKTMSTALSATSTGGKVCLVGMGHNEMTVPLTPAAAREVDVVGVFRYKNTWPICIEFLRSVKIDVKPLITHRFGFSQREVEEAFETSARGGTAIKVMFNL; this is translated from the exons ATGGAAGAGGTGAAGGAGAAGAGAACATGGCAGCATGGCTTCTTGGGGTTAACAACCTCAAGATCCAACCTTTCATCCTCCCTCCTCTTG AAATTGAGATGTGCAGATTTTATTGTTAAAGAGCCTATGGTGATCGGCCATGAATGTGCTGGGATCATTGATGAAGTTGGTCCCCAGGTGAAGTCTCTGGTGCCAGGGGATCGAGTGGCATTGGAGCCTGGAATCAGTTGCTGGCGATGCCAACTCTGCAAAGAAGGCCGATACAATCTGTGCCCTGAGATGAAATTTTTTGCTACACCTCCTGTTCATGGTTCTCTTGCCAATCAG GTTGTGCATCCTGCAGATCTATGCTTTAAACTGCCAGACAATGTGAGCTTGGAGGAAGGGGCAATGTGTGAGCCATTAAGTGTTGGTGTTCATGCTTGTCGCCGTGCTGATATAGGTCCAGAGTCGAATGTATTGGTCATGGGTGCAGGGCCAATTGGGCTTGTTACAATGCTTGCAGCTCGTGCTTTTGGAGCACCCAGAATTGTCATTGTGGATGTGGACGATTACCGGTTATCTGTTGCAAAGGATCTTGGTGCAGATGAGATTGTTAAAGTTTCGACAAATATTCAG GATGTAGCTGAAGAAGTGGTGCAGATACATAAAGCTATGGGAGCTAGAGTGGATGTGAGCTTTGATTGTGCCGGCTTTGATAAAACCATGTCAACCGCTCTAAGTGCCACTTCTACTGGTGGCAAAGTTTGTCTTGTGGGGATGGGGCACAATGAAATGACGGTTCCGCTTACTCCTGCTGCTGCAAG GGAAGTTGATGTGGTTGGTGTGTTCCGGTACAAGAACACATGGCCGATATGCATCGAGTTCCTGAGGAGTGTGAAGATCGACGTGAAGCCCCTGATAACACATAGGTTCGGCTTCTCCCAAAGGGAGGTAGAAGAAGCCTTTGAAACCAGTGCTCGTGGTGGTACTGCCATTAAGGTCATGTTCAACCTCTAG